The proteins below are encoded in one region of Triticum aestivum cultivar Chinese Spring chromosome 1B, IWGSC CS RefSeq v2.1, whole genome shotgun sequence:
- the LOC123088233 gene encoding probable glutathione S-transferase GSTF1, with amino-acid sequence MLIGVRNRATLKKTEPAKLPRREREREREREMGGAVKVYGVGASPFVATVLLCLEETGADYELVPLDMAAREQRTEPHLSRNPFGKIPVLEDGELTLFESRAISRYVLREYGGTSATDLPRESSLEESAMVDVWTEVEAHQYQPAIEHIVQQCVILPFIGGARDQAVVDENVGKLEKVLDVYEARLSTHAYLAGDFFSLADLLHFGITYYLVAGIEYATLLESRANVSAWWGRIMARPSVKKVAPLIHLWLKPSSSA; translated from the exons ATGCTTATAGGCGTCAGAAACAGAGCTACTTTAAAAAAAACAGAGCCTGCTAAATTACcccgaagagagagagagagagagagagagagagagatgggcggTGCCGTGAAGGTGTACGGGGTGGGGGCGTCTCCGTTCGTGGCGACGGTGCTGTTGTGCCTGGAGGAGACGGGCGCAGACTACGAGCTCGTCCCCCTCGACATGGCGGCGCGTGAGCAGAGGACCGAGCCCCACCTCTCCCGAAAC CCTTTCGGGAAGATCCCAGTGTTAGAGGACGGAGAGCTGACTCTCTTCG AATCGCGCGCGATTTCTCGGTACGTGCTCCGCGAGTACGGAGGCACCAGCGCGACCGATCTTCCAAGGGAATCCAGCCTCGAAGAATCAGCCATGGTGGACGTGTGGACGGAGGTGGAGGCCCACCAGTACCAGCCGGCCATCGAACACATCGTCCAGCAGTGCGTCATCCTGCCGTTCATCGGCGGCGCGCGCGACCAGGCCGTCGTCGACGAGAACGTCGGCAAGCTGGAGAAGGTCCTCGACGTGTATGAGGCGCGGCTGTCGACGCACGCGTACCTTGCCGGAGACTTCTTCAGCCTCGCCGACCTCCTCCActtcggtatcacctactacctgGTGGCCGGCATCGAGTACGCGACGCTGCTGGAGTCGCGCGCGAACGTCAGTGCGTGGTGGGGGCGGATCATGGCCAGGCcgtcggtgaagaaggtggcgCCGTTAATCCACCTCTGGTTGAAGCCGTCTTCGTCTGCTTAA